One stretch of Echeneis naucrates chromosome 11, fEcheNa1.1, whole genome shotgun sequence DNA includes these proteins:
- the lratd2a gene encoding protein LRATD2a, whose amino-acid sequence MGNQMDRLSHLSYAEVPTVDPNGADAEDGPRIGVSYIFSNDDDELEEGGAVDGSERDPNQEEKQYDRRDEVECAVYNRHDCVYEKSARCCSLEVYSPENLLNKCKAGDLVEFVATGQYPHWAVYVGDFQVVHLHRAEVKNSFLTDAAQGRRCRIVNELYKFKALGSELVVQSAMEQVGLKDRELSWRNSECFAAWCRFGKREFKMGGEIRIGKQPYRLKILMSDKHTHVLEFQSLEDVIMEKRRNDHLGRTAVLQELAAHLNSVEETKKEPAED is encoded by the coding sequence ATGGGGAACCAGATGGACCGGCTGTCGCATTTAAGTTACGCAGAAGTTCCCACCGTGGACCCGAACGGCGCGGACGCGGAGGACGGACCGCGGATCGGCGTCTCTTACATCTTCTCCAACGACGACGACGAGCTGGAGGAAGGCGGCGCGGTCGACGGCTCGGAGAGAGACCCGAACCAGGAAGAGAAGCAGTACGACCGGAGAGACGAGGTGGAGTGCGCCGTCTACAACAGGCACGACTGCGTCTACGAGAAGAGCGCCCGGTGCTGCAGCCTGGAGGTGTACTCCCCGGAGAACCTGCTCAACAAATGCAAAGCCGGGGACCTGGTGGAGTTCGTGGCCACCGGGCAGTACCCGCACTGGGCGGTGTACGTGGGGGACTTCCAGGTGGTGCACCTGCACAGAGCCGAGGTGAAGAACAGCTTCCTGACGGACGCGGCGCAGGGACGCAGGTGCCGGATCGTGAACGAGCTGTACAAGTTTAAGGCTCTGGGCTCGGAGCTGGTGGTGCAGAGCGCCATGGAGCAGGTGGGGCTGAAGGACCGGGAGCTGAGCTGGAGGAACTCCGAGTGCTTCGCTGCCTGGTGCCGGTTCGGCAAGAGGGAGTTCAAAATGGGCGGAGAGATCCGGATAGGCAAACAGCCGTACAGGCTCAAAATACTCATGtccgacaaacacacacacgtgttggAGTTTCAGAGCTTGGAGGACGTGATcatggagaagaggaggaacgATCACCTGGGCCGGACTGCCGTGCTACAGGAGCTGGCTGCTCACCTCAACAGCGTGGAGGAGACCAAAAAGGAGCCAGCAGAGGACtga